One Thermoanaerobacter kivui genomic window, TCATAGGGCAAAATAATTTTATCAGGGTCTTTTACGTCATAAACGACTTGAAAACGAGGAACTTGCTTGTAGTACTCATTTGCAAGCCTTGCCGTTATCTCCATGCCAATTTCATCAGCACCATGGAGTACATACACATTATCAGATACTTGCCGTGCTTTCGCATAGTATTCAAGTTTTCGCGCAATCATGTTTGACATACTAAACTCTTGTGTGTCGTCAATACCTATAACTAATGTTTTTATATATCCCTCTTTCGTCCATTCAATGAGTTTTTTATTTATTACTTCGTTTAACTCAAAAAGTTCAGTATAACTAGTAAGCACATCAGTTGGTATACTTTTTCTTATTTCTTCAAGCCTGACTTTATCTTTCTCTTGGTTAAAAAGGTCAACTTTATCAGATAACATTGAGAATTCTTTTATCATATCACTGTATTTTATATACTGGTAGTCGGAAAATTGTGTAGGTGTAAGGCGAGGTATTATTGAAAATATGATTATATTTTTGTTTTCATTCTCTGTCAAAAATTTGTAAAGTAGCGAAAGTCTTTCTTCATAATCTTTATAGTTTTTGATATCACGGGATGCTATAAGGCCCCCGTTCAAATACTGTTGCAGTGATATTACAACAGCATAAACATTACTTCTATGAATAACCTCATTAAGCCATTTATTTAGCCCTTCAAAGTTTCCCGGCTTTGTGTAGTCATCAAGTACATTTTGTGGAGGCAAAATCAAGTTTTCCCCCACATATTTGTCAGAAGGCT contains:
- a CDS encoding DUF4127 family protein — encoded protein: MPPQNVLDDYTKPGNFEGLNKWLNEVIHRSNVYAVVISLQQYLNGGLIASRDIKNYKDYEERLSLLYKFLTENENKNIIIFSIIPRLTPTQFSDYQYIKYSDMIKEFSMLSDKVDLFNQEKDKVRLEEIRKSIPTDVLTSYTELFELNEVINKKLIEWTKEGYIKTLVIGIDDTQEFSMSNMIARKLEYYAKARQVSDNVYVLHGADEIGMEITARLANEYYKQVPRFQVVYDVKDPDKIILPYEGANLKKIVEEKINFIGGKIDLSGECILYVHTHENLGIKNEIQKYKSKGQIFGIADVAYVNMADKKLINVLFDLNPLTFLYAGWNTPSNTIGTVISEMSLKMILDKSILPPYAEENAIKSFISFSFIRYADDFAYQADVRNKMYKWAESNHMSKDSIDKKTADEELTIKMKPLIDTIKKKYVGEIVKTGNSSFSIKDIEVKVKYPWSRMFEIEVMPQVILQNQR